In Pseudoalteromonas sp. MM1, a single window of DNA contains:
- the fabZ gene encoding 3-hydroxyacyl-ACP dehydratase FabZ, whose amino-acid sequence MANELNSLDIQEILSLLPHRYPMLLVDRVIDFTPGEKLHAIKNVTVNEPIFTGHFPNQPIFPGVLILEAMAQATGLLGFKTVENRGDNELYLFAAVDNARFKQPVVPGDTMHLHVEFLKERRNIWKFAAEARVDGKVVCSAEIMCARREF is encoded by the coding sequence TTGGCAAACGAATTAAATAGCCTTGATATTCAAGAAATTTTAAGTTTATTACCCCATCGTTACCCGATGCTTTTAGTTGATCGTGTTATTGATTTTACACCAGGCGAAAAACTACATGCGATTAAAAACGTAACAGTTAATGAGCCTATTTTTACTGGTCACTTTCCAAACCAGCCAATTTTCCCTGGTGTGCTAATATTAGAGGCAATGGCGCAAGCAACTGGTTTATTAGGCTTTAAAACAGTTGAAAACCGTGGCGATAATGAGCTTTACTTATTTGCTGCAGTAGATAATGCGCGTTTTAAGCAGCCTGTAGTACCAGGCGATACAATGCATTTGCATGTAGAGTTTTTAAAAGAGCGCCGCAATATATGGAAATTTGCCGCTGAAGCAAGAGTCGACGGCAAAGTAGTATGTAGTGCCGAAATTATGTGTGCGAGAAGAGAGTTTTAA
- the rnhB gene encoding ribonuclease HII translates to MQIERPNVTLIAGVDEVGRGPLVGDVVTAAVILDPANPIAGLADSKKLTDKKRQALAIEIKQKALCYAIGRCSPTEIDELNILHATMLAMTRAIEGLSTQPEFVFVDGNRLPKLAMPAQAVVKGDSLVAEISAASILAKVARDDEMLELDTRYPQYGFAGHKGYPTKAHFAALEQYGAIDEHRKSFKPVQRVLMQAKGEA, encoded by the coding sequence ATGCAAATTGAACGACCCAACGTAACCTTAATTGCCGGAGTAGATGAAGTCGGGCGTGGCCCGCTTGTCGGTGATGTTGTTACCGCTGCAGTAATACTTGACCCAGCTAACCCGATTGCAGGTTTAGCCGACTCTAAAAAGCTTACCGACAAAAAACGCCAAGCACTGGCTATAGAAATAAAACAAAAAGCCCTGTGCTACGCCATTGGTCGTTGTAGCCCAACTGAAATTGACGAGTTAAATATTTTACACGCAACTATGCTTGCGATGACGCGCGCAATTGAAGGGCTAAGCACACAACCAGAGTTTGTATTTGTAGATGGTAACCGCTTACCTAAATTAGCAATGCCTGCTCAAGCGGTCGTTAAAGGCGACAGCTTAGTAGCCGAAATTTCAGCAGCCTCTATTTTAGCTAAAGTAGCGCGTGATGACGAAATGCTTGAGCTTGATACACGCTACCCACAATACGGGTTTGCAGGGCATAAAGGGTATCCAACTAAAGCGCATTTTGCAGCGCTTGAACAATACGGCGCAATTGATGAGCACCGTAAAAGCTTTAAGCCGGTACAACGTGTGCTAATGCAAGCAAAGGGTGAGGCATAA
- a CDS encoding cytochrome ubiquinol oxidase subunit I, with amino-acid sequence MIDETFVDLSRLQFAVTALFHFLFVPLTIGMTWILVIMESVYVMTGREIYRDMTKFWGKLFGINFAIGVATGLTMEFEFGTNWSYYSHYVGDVFGAPLAIEGLMAFFLESTFVGMFFLGWDRLTKRQHLGATFLMALGTNMSALWILIANGWMQNPVGAEFNYQTMRMEMTNFAELVFNPVAQVKFIHTVSAGYVAASMFVLGISSWYILKGRDLAFAKRSFSVASGFGLASILCVILLGDESGYEVGEVQKVKLATIEAEWHTEEAPAAFTAFGFPDSDEQVTHAAVKIPYALGIIATRSLDEQVIGISDLEKKHEVRIRNGMEAYEYLEKLRNGDDSEENIAKFDALKDDLGYGLLLKRYTPNVVDATEEHIQMAVKDSFPKVGPMFWSFRIMVACGVAMLAVFILAFYYNAHRIIEQKRWLLWAAVLSIPLPWIAIEFGWIVAEYGRQPWAISEILPTFLATSSLTVNDILISLTGFIIFYTGLAIVEGWLMVRFIKQGPSSLHTGKYHFELPNKADKDAGEQL; translated from the coding sequence ATGATAGATGAAACCTTTGTGGATCTATCGCGATTGCAGTTTGCTGTTACCGCACTCTTCCATTTCTTATTCGTGCCTTTAACCATAGGTATGACCTGGATTTTAGTTATTATGGAATCGGTTTATGTGATGACCGGTCGCGAAATTTATCGTGATATGACTAAGTTTTGGGGAAAACTGTTTGGTATTAACTTTGCCATTGGGGTGGCAACGGGCCTCACCATGGAGTTTGAGTTTGGTACTAACTGGTCTTATTACTCGCATTACGTGGGTGACGTGTTTGGTGCGCCGCTGGCTATTGAAGGTTTAATGGCGTTCTTTTTAGAGTCAACCTTTGTGGGTATGTTCTTTTTAGGCTGGGATAGGTTAACTAAACGCCAACATTTGGGCGCTACATTTTTAATGGCGCTGGGAACCAATATGTCGGCGCTGTGGATTTTGATTGCTAACGGCTGGATGCAAAACCCAGTGGGAGCAGAGTTTAACTATCAAACTATGCGCATGGAAATGACTAACTTTGCTGAGCTTGTATTTAACCCTGTGGCACAAGTTAAGTTTATTCATACTGTATCGGCAGGTTATGTAGCCGCTTCTATGTTTGTGCTGGGTATTAGTAGTTGGTACATATTAAAAGGCCGAGATTTAGCCTTTGCTAAGCGCTCGTTCTCGGTGGCTTCGGGCTTTGGTTTAGCGTCAATACTGTGTGTTATTTTATTAGGTGACGAATCAGGCTACGAAGTGGGCGAGGTTCAAAAAGTAAAATTGGCCACAATAGAAGCAGAGTGGCACACCGAAGAAGCACCTGCAGCGTTTACCGCATTTGGTTTTCCAGACTCGGATGAGCAAGTTACCCATGCAGCAGTTAAAATTCCCTACGCATTGGGCATTATTGCTACCCGCTCTTTAGATGAGCAAGTTATTGGTATTTCTGATTTAGAGAAAAAACACGAAGTACGTATTCGTAACGGCATGGAAGCGTACGAATATCTCGAAAAACTTAGAAATGGCGATGACAGCGAAGAAAACATCGCTAAGTTTGATGCTCTCAAAGATGATTTAGGCTACGGCTTATTGCTCAAGCGCTATACCCCCAATGTGGTAGATGCCACAGAGGAACACATTCAAATGGCGGTAAAAGACTCCTTCCCTAAAGTGGGGCCTATGTTTTGGTCATTTAGGATTATGGTGGCCTGTGGGGTAGCAATGCTAGCAGTATTTATATTGGCTTTTTATTACAACGCACATCGTATTATTGAGCAAAAACGTTGGTTGCTGTGGGCTGCGGTATTAAGTATTCCGCTACCATGGATTGCCATAGAATTTGGTTGGATCGTTGCCGAATATGGCCGTCAACCTTGGGCAATATCTGAAATATTACCAACTTTTTTAGCGACCTCGTCTCTAACGGTAAATGATATTTTAATTAGCTTAACTGGATTCATTATTTTTTACACTGGCCTTGCCATTGTAGAAGGTTGGTTAATGGTGCGCTTTATTAAACAAGGCCCAAGCTCGTTGCATACCGGTAAGTATCACTTTGAGTTACCAAACAAAGCAGATAAAGACGCAGGAGAGCAATTATGA
- a CDS encoding septal ring lytic transglycosylase RlpA family protein, whose protein sequence is MSFTKLIFTLSFLSILAACSSQPIVTSANGERTQLGKASYYANKYHGRTTANGETFSQNASTAAHLKLPFGTKVKVTNLANNKSVIVRINDRGPYVRGRVIDLSLGMFKKIADPKVGVIDVSISVLKPSS, encoded by the coding sequence ATGTCTTTTACTAAGTTAATTTTTACCCTCAGTTTTTTATCAATTTTAGCTGCGTGTAGCAGCCAACCTATAGTTACCTCTGCTAATGGTGAGCGTACTCAGTTAGGTAAAGCCTCTTATTACGCTAATAAATACCATGGTCGCACAACAGCAAACGGCGAAACATTTAGCCAAAACGCATCCACTGCTGCGCATTTAAAATTACCCTTTGGTACAAAAGTGAAGGTTACAAACTTGGCAAATAACAAATCGGTAATCGTGAGAATAAACGATAGAGGTCCGTACGTTAGAGGGCGGGTTATTGATTTGTCGTTAGGTATGTTTAAAAAAATTGCCGACCCTAAAGTCGGCGTTATAGATGTATCAATCAGCGTTTTAAAACCGAGTAGTTAA
- the lpxB gene encoding lipid-A-disaccharide synthase, giving the protein MNKEKKQLRIGIVAGELSGDILGEGLIKALKTHFPDAIFEGIAGPKMQAQGCKTLYDMDELSVMGLVEVLGRLPRLLKIRKQLVQHFVDNPPDVFIGIDAPDFNLRVEKPLKDAGIKTIQYVSPSVWAWREKRIHTISAATNLVLALLPFEKEFYDKHQVPCTFVGHTLADDIALEHDDSQARAELGLSLDDKVLALLPGSRGSEVGLLSETYIKTAAQLQAQNPDLKIVVPLVNEKRRAQFSDILNATAPNLTVNLLDGQSKLAMQAADAILLASGTATLEGMLYKKPMVVGYKIKPMSYWIFKTLFTFNIKYFSLPNLLADEELVPEFLQSECNVANLTSALTPMLNTDNKELKARFLAIHEKIRLDASKQAAKAVAELINAN; this is encoded by the coding sequence ATGAATAAAGAGAAAAAACAACTACGAATTGGTATTGTGGCCGGTGAGCTGTCGGGCGATATTTTAGGCGAAGGCTTAATTAAAGCACTTAAAACGCACTTTCCAGATGCTATTTTTGAAGGCATTGCGGGGCCAAAAATGCAGGCGCAAGGCTGTAAAACGCTTTACGACATGGACGAGCTATCGGTAATGGGGCTGGTTGAAGTATTAGGGCGTTTACCGCGTTTACTTAAAATACGCAAACAGCTAGTACAACATTTTGTTGATAACCCCCCTGATGTATTTATAGGTATAGATGCGCCCGATTTTAACCTACGCGTAGAAAAACCATTAAAAGATGCCGGCATTAAAACCATACAATACGTAAGCCCATCAGTGTGGGCATGGCGTGAAAAGCGTATTCATACAATAAGTGCTGCCACAAACTTAGTGCTTGCTTTGCTACCTTTTGAAAAAGAATTTTACGATAAGCACCAAGTACCTTGTACGTTTGTAGGGCACACCTTAGCTGACGATATAGCCCTTGAGCACGACGATAGCCAAGCTCGTGCAGAGCTAGGACTAAGCCTTGATGATAAAGTACTGGCATTACTGCCAGGGAGCCGCGGCTCTGAAGTGGGCTTACTAAGCGAAACCTACATAAAAACAGCAGCGCAGTTACAAGCGCAAAACCCAGACCTTAAAATAGTGGTGCCACTCGTAAACGAAAAACGCAGAGCGCAATTTAGTGATATTTTAAATGCCACAGCGCCAAACTTAACTGTAAACCTACTCGATGGTCAGTCAAAATTAGCCATGCAAGCGGCTGATGCCATTTTACTAGCATCAGGCACGGCGACGCTCGAAGGCATGTTATATAAAAAGCCTATGGTTGTGGGTTATAAAATTAAGCCAATGAGCTATTGGATTTTTAAAACCTTGTTTACTTTTAATATTAAATATTTTTCGCTGCCAAACTTATTAGCCGATGAAGAGCTAGTGCCGGAGTTTTTACAAAGTGAATGCAACGTGGCTAATTTAACAAGCGCACTAACACCTATGCTAAATACTGATAATAAAGAACTAAAAGCACGTTTTTTAGCTATCCACGAAAAAATTAGACTAGATGCCAGCAAACAAGCAGCCAAGGCTGTGGCGGAGTTAATAAATGCAAATTGA
- the cydX gene encoding cytochrome bd-I oxidase subunit CydX encodes MWYFAWILGVLLACTLGVINVMWYEFHQNKNSIADDEQPMHDLLNEANNTKDDD; translated from the coding sequence ATGTGGTATTTCGCTTGGATTTTAGGTGTACTTTTAGCCTGTACCTTAGGTGTTATAAATGTGATGTGGTACGAGTTTCATCAAAATAAAAACAGTATTGCTGATGATGAACAACCGATGCACGATTTACTAAACGAAGCTAACAACACAAAAGATGACGACTAA
- the cydB gene encoding cytochrome d ubiquinol oxidase subunit II, translating to MIFDYETLKMLWWLLIGVLLIGFAITDGMDMGVAMLLRLVGKTDSERRTVINTIGAHWDGNQVWFITAGGALFAAWPMVYAAAFSGFYFAMMLVLFALFFRPLGFDYRSKIDSKRWRNNWDWGLFAGSAIPALVFGVAFGNLFLGVPFNIDNLLRVSYQGSFFGLLNPFGLLTGLVSIAMLIAHAGMWLQLRTADAVAQRSAQYGRYALVVFIVLFAAAGFWVANIDGYQIVSMPDTQSHADPLAKVVSTAQGAWLNNYSERPWTITFPILGFAMALSALLFSKLNKPALGLISTSIMLIGVIMTAGVSLFPFIMPSVNNPDISLTIWDAVSSHRTLNIMFVAVVIFIPLILAYTTWCYVKMWRRVTVDEIENNTHGSY from the coding sequence ATGATTTTTGATTATGAAACATTAAAAATGCTGTGGTGGCTGCTCATTGGCGTACTGCTAATAGGCTTTGCAATTACCGATGGCATGGATATGGGCGTAGCTATGCTGCTTCGCCTGGTGGGTAAAACAGACTCAGAGCGCCGCACGGTAATTAACACAATTGGCGCACACTGGGACGGTAACCAAGTATGGTTTATTACCGCAGGCGGCGCTTTATTTGCAGCGTGGCCTATGGTGTATGCTGCAGCATTCTCAGGCTTTTACTTTGCCATGATGCTGGTATTGTTTGCGCTATTTTTTAGACCTTTGGGTTTTGATTATCGCTCAAAAATAGACTCTAAACGCTGGCGTAATAACTGGGACTGGGGCTTGTTTGCAGGCAGTGCCATTCCCGCTTTAGTCTTTGGTGTGGCCTTTGGTAACTTATTTTTAGGTGTACCGTTTAACATTGATAACCTACTGCGTGTAAGTTACCAAGGCTCGTTTTTTGGCTTACTCAACCCATTTGGTCTACTAACAGGTTTAGTTAGTATTGCCATGTTAATTGCTCATGCTGGCATGTGGCTACAACTGCGCACAGCAGATGCCGTTGCACAGCGCTCAGCACAATATGGTCGCTATGCCTTAGTGGTATTTATTGTACTGTTTGCGGCTGCCGGTTTTTGGGTGGCAAACATAGATGGCTACCAAATTGTGTCTATGCCTGATACGCAAAGCCATGCTGATCCGCTGGCAAAAGTAGTCAGCACAGCGCAAGGAGCATGGCTTAATAATTACAGCGAGCGCCCATGGACAATAACCTTCCCTATTTTAGGCTTTGCTATGGCACTCAGTGCTTTGCTGTTCTCTAAACTAAACAAACCAGCGCTTGGGCTTATTTCAACCAGTATAATGTTAATTGGCGTGATTATGACAGCAGGTGTGTCGCTGTTCCCCTTTATTATGCCATCTGTTAATAACCCAGATATTAGCTTAACTATTTGGGATGCGGTATCGAGCCACAGAACCCTTAATATTATGTTTGTTGCTGTTGTTATATTTATTCCGTTAATACTGGCCTACACCACCTGGTGTTACGTAAAAATGTGGCGCAGAGTAACGGTAGACGAAATTGAAAACAACACGCACGGTAGCTACTAA
- the lpxA gene encoding acyl-ACP--UDP-N-acetylglucosamine O-acyltransferase: MIHSTAIIEPGAKLGNNVSVGPYSYIGNDVVIGDDCIIESHVVIKGPSTIGSGNHIFQFASVGEACQDKKYNNEPTTLIMGDNNVIRECATIHRGTIQDQGVTKIGSNNLFMAYTHVAHDAVIGNNVIFANNASVAGHVHVGDWVILGGNSGVHQFCKIGDHAFIGMYSGVNKDVPPFVTTIGMPAGPAATNKEGMKRRGFESDEIMAVRRAYKAFYRKSLSVDEAIASLSEDAAKYPAVQTMIDFVKSSERGIVR, translated from the coding sequence GTGATCCATTCTACAGCAATAATCGAACCTGGCGCTAAACTAGGCAACAATGTCTCAGTTGGTCCATATAGCTATATTGGCAATGATGTTGTGATCGGTGATGACTGTATTATTGAGTCTCACGTTGTTATTAAAGGGCCATCTACAATTGGCTCTGGCAACCACATTTTTCAATTTGCGTCAGTAGGCGAAGCCTGCCAAGACAAAAAATATAACAACGAACCAACCACGCTTATTATGGGCGATAACAACGTTATACGTGAGTGTGCAACCATTCACCGTGGTACTATTCAAGACCAGGGTGTTACTAAAATTGGTAGCAATAACTTATTTATGGCGTATACCCACGTTGCTCACGATGCCGTAATTGGTAATAACGTTATATTTGCTAATAACGCAAGTGTTGCAGGCCACGTGCATGTAGGCGATTGGGTTATTTTAGGTGGTAACTCAGGTGTACATCAGTTCTGTAAAATTGGTGATCATGCATTTATTGGTATGTACTCAGGCGTTAATAAAGACGTACCGCCATTTGTAACCACTATTGGTATGCCTGCAGGCCCTGCAGCGACCAATAAAGAAGGTATGAAGCGTCGAGGCTTTGAAAGCGACGAAATTATGGCTGTACGCCGTGCTTATAAAGCGTTTTATCGTAAGAGCTTAAGTGTTGATGAAGCAATTGCCTCACTAAGTGAAGATGCCGCTAAGTATCCTGCAGTACAAACTATGATTGATTTTGTAAAAAGCTCTGAGCGCGGAATCGTAAGATAA
- the cydD gene encoding thiol reductant ABC exporter subunit CydD, translated as MTTNPRPNRAQQQSLRAFLKKQSKPAGAWLKLSIALGTFNAILMIAGAYLLAHTIHNVMFAGASLSQVTHLLWPLAGIILLRALFLAISERLSAYAALKIKSAMRQTLLTKLTQLGPSYIEQHGQGATLNTLHNGVEALHDYYAKYLPGVAYSALVPLAILVVIFPTDYKAGLIFLLTAPLIPFFMILVGHKAEALNQQRWKQLAVLGNYFFDRVQGLTQLKLFNATQKELKQIAKISDDFRHATLSVLKIAFLSSFALEFLATISVALVAVIIGFRLFFGTLDFATGFVVLLLAPEFYLPLRQLGSHYHARLQGISAAADMIAILNAPLPEQSQQNEAKFAKPINSISINNLNFTYPNSNEGIKNINLTLPGAGLVALVGASGSGKSTLFDCLLGFHPQVIEQLSINNKPLDATSISTLQNSIAWIPQTPTLFYQSISDNIKIAKPAATQLELEQAAHQAGALDFINLLPNGFDTLIGEQGEGLSGGQKQRIALARAFLKQAPILVLDEPTAHLDSQTEQLIQQAINNYAKTHLVLVIAHRLNTVKNANNILVMQNGEIAQQGTYSQLEQQQGAFKSLLNSQAQGANND; from the coding sequence ATGACGACTAATCCCCGACCAAATCGCGCGCAGCAGCAATCTCTACGCGCTTTTTTAAAAAAGCAAAGTAAGCCTGCGGGTGCATGGTTAAAGTTAAGTATTGCACTGGGCACATTCAACGCTATTTTAATGATTGCAGGCGCGTATTTACTGGCACACACTATTCATAATGTCATGTTTGCAGGCGCAAGCCTTAGCCAAGTAACTCACTTACTTTGGCCGCTTGCAGGGATTATTTTACTCAGAGCTCTATTTTTAGCTATTAGCGAAAGGCTCAGTGCTTATGCGGCACTTAAAATAAAGTCGGCTATGCGCCAAACCTTATTAACCAAATTGACTCAACTTGGCCCAAGTTATATTGAACAACACGGTCAAGGCGCTACACTCAACACCTTACACAATGGCGTTGAAGCACTTCACGATTACTACGCTAAATATTTACCCGGTGTTGCCTATAGCGCACTTGTACCGCTGGCAATATTGGTCGTTATATTTCCTACTGATTACAAGGCAGGCTTAATATTTTTATTAACCGCCCCGCTTATCCCATTTTTTATGATTTTGGTTGGCCATAAAGCCGAAGCACTTAATCAACAGCGCTGGAAACAACTTGCCGTACTTGGTAATTACTTTTTTGACCGCGTACAAGGTTTAACACAACTGAAATTGTTTAACGCAACGCAAAAAGAGCTTAAACAAATAGCCAAAATTTCTGATGACTTTAGGCACGCAACACTCAGTGTTTTAAAAATTGCCTTTTTATCATCATTTGCACTGGAGTTTTTAGCTACTATTAGTGTGGCACTAGTGGCGGTAATTATTGGTTTTAGGCTGTTTTTTGGCACGCTTGATTTTGCAACTGGCTTTGTTGTTTTACTACTCGCTCCAGAGTTTTATTTACCACTGCGCCAATTAGGCAGCCATTACCATGCCCGTCTGCAAGGTATTAGTGCCGCAGCCGATATGATCGCGATTTTAAACGCTCCGCTTCCTGAACAATCACAACAAAATGAAGCAAAGTTTGCAAAGCCTATAAATTCAATAAGCATAAACAACTTAAACTTTACTTATCCAAATAGTAATGAAGGCATAAAAAATATAAACCTTACGTTACCTGGTGCAGGGTTAGTTGCTTTAGTGGGCGCAAGTGGCTCAGGTAAAAGTACTTTATTTGATTGTTTATTAGGGTTTCACCCACAGGTGATTGAGCAATTAAGTATTAATAATAAACCACTTGATGCAACAAGCATTAGTACATTACAAAATTCAATAGCATGGATACCTCAAACACCAACGCTATTTTATCAAAGCATTAGCGATAATATAAAAATAGCTAAGCCAGCTGCTACTCAGCTAGAGCTTGAGCAAGCCGCACACCAAGCCGGTGCCTTAGATTTTATAAATTTATTACCCAATGGCTTCGATACCCTTATAGGTGAGCAAGGTGAAGGACTCTCTGGCGGTCAAAAGCAGCGTATAGCCCTTGCACGGGCGTTTTTAAAACAAGCGCCTATTTTAGTGCTTGATGAACCGACAGCCCACCTTGATAGCCAAACTGAGCAGCTTATTCAACAGGCTATAAATAATTACGCTAAAACTCACTTGGTATTGGTTATTGCTCATCGGCTCAATACAGTGAAAAACGCGAATAACATCCTTGTTATGCAAAATGGCGAAATAGCACAGCAAGGTACTTACAGCCAACTTGAGCAGCAACAAGGCGCATTTAAATCACTCCTTAATTCGCAAGCGCAAGGAGCAAACAATGACTAA
- the cydC gene encoding thiol reductant ABC exporter subunit CydC: MTNFIRLLTLCRPHYKAMLLGTFLATLTVLANVGLLAISGWFLASMAAAGIAGVHMNYFTPAGTIRFLAIVRTASRYGERLVTHNATFLLLSEIRVNMFATLSKLNNVDLAMSRSADLVNRLQNDVDALDKFYLNILLPMLVALLSVPIIMVFMAAYNANVALICFIGILLIGVVLPALLSAKLNKNSHKETQLSAQLRSELSDTLTGLRELSIYQARAGQISKCNELNEQYNHQLYSRHKALANSDGLSLLVVQLAMLGAIVTIVPLVYSGAMVNIELAMLSLFVLASFESVLLLPNAFIELPNVLKAAERLFTLEDKVTAQEANSTKLVEIQFDKNNTSLSLNNIAYKYQEHTALTNISFTLKAQQKVAIVGRSGSGKSTLVNLLTGLWPVQQGSIRLSDENNAEDLHSLSSNTRSSVINILAQQHHIFDGRLSENLRYAKPSATKEEMLEAINLAQLKPWFNELQDGFKTRLGTGGRNVSQGQSRRIAIAQALLQNPAILVLDEPTEGLDNQSKQTVMNAIMQVMGNASVLTITHDPALLAQMDNIIWLDNGSLVAQGTHKALSEKYTDYVALTTRF, from the coding sequence ATGACTAATTTTATTAGGCTATTAACGCTTTGCCGACCACATTATAAAGCCATGCTACTGGGTACTTTTTTAGCAACGCTAACGGTACTTGCTAATGTAGGCTTATTAGCTATATCGGGGTGGTTTTTAGCCTCAATGGCGGCAGCTGGGATTGCCGGTGTACACATGAATTACTTTACCCCAGCAGGAACCATTCGGTTTTTAGCGATTGTACGAACTGCATCGCGCTATGGTGAGCGCTTAGTAACTCATAACGCGACATTTTTACTACTTAGTGAAATACGCGTTAATATGTTTGCCACGCTGAGTAAGCTAAACAATGTAGATTTAGCAATGAGCCGCAGCGCCGATTTAGTTAACCGCCTACAAAATGATGTAGATGCACTTGATAAGTTTTACTTAAACATATTACTGCCAATGCTGGTGGCGCTTTTGAGTGTGCCAATTATTATGGTGTTTATGGCGGCTTATAATGCCAACGTTGCGCTTATTTGTTTTATCGGCATATTATTAATAGGTGTTGTTTTACCAGCCCTATTAAGTGCTAAATTAAATAAAAATAGCCATAAAGAAACACAGCTCAGTGCACAACTTAGATCAGAGCTTTCTGACACCCTAACAGGCCTTAGAGAGCTGAGTATTTATCAGGCACGAGCTGGGCAAATTTCAAAGTGTAATGAACTGAACGAGCAGTATAACCACCAACTTTATAGCCGCCATAAAGCACTCGCAAATAGCGATGGTTTAAGTTTGCTGGTTGTGCAACTAGCTATGCTTGGCGCAATAGTCACTATTGTCCCTTTGGTTTATAGCGGCGCTATGGTAAATATTGAGCTGGCTATGCTAAGCCTATTTGTGTTAGCAAGCTTTGAAAGTGTTTTACTGCTCCCTAACGCATTTATAGAGCTGCCCAATGTACTTAAAGCTGCTGAGCGACTATTTACACTTGAAGATAAAGTCACAGCCCAAGAAGCTAATAGTACTAAGTTAGTTGAGATACAATTTGATAAAAACAATACAAGTTTGTCACTTAATAACATTGCTTATAAATACCAGGAGCACACCGCTTTAACTAATATCAGCTTTACCCTTAAAGCACAGCAAAAAGTGGCAATTGTAGGCAGAAGCGGCAGTGGTAAAAGCACATTGGTTAATTTGCTCACCGGATTATGGCCAGTGCAGCAAGGCAGTATTAGGCTAAGCGATGAAAATAACGCAGAAGATCTTCACTCACTTAGCAGCAACACCCGTTCAAGCGTTATTAATATACTCGCGCAGCAACACCACATTTTTGATGGCAGATTAAGTGAAAACTTACGCTATGCAAAGCCAAGTGCCACAAAAGAAGAAATGCTTGAAGCCATTAACCTTGCACAGCTCAAACCTTGGTTTAATGAGCTACAAGATGGTTTCAAAACCCGTTTAGGCACAGGCGGAAGAAACGTTTCTCAAGGCCAATCAAGGCGCATCGCTATTGCGCAAGCTTTATTACAAAACCCCGCTATTTTAGTTCTTGATGAGCCTACTGAAGGGCTTGATAACCAATCTAAGCAAACGGTAATGAACGCGATTATGCAGGTAATGGGGAACGCAAGCGTACTGACCATTACCCACGACCCTGCTCTTTTAGCGCAAATGGATAATATTATTTGGCTAGACAATGGCAGCCTTGTAGCACAAGGTACTCATAAAGCGCTCAGCGAAAAATATACCGATTATGTTGCCTTAACTACTCGGTTTTAA